The following coding sequences lie in one Vibrio sp. BS-M-Sm-2 genomic window:
- a CDS encoding TRAP transporter small permease, producing MIEQYKKLLAILAGASLFNLFAVMLITTISRYFFNTSILWGEELSKYSMIYGVMFATSLCYLEGLHIKFSVLDSVKSKAFQKTLEVIVDLSVLLCSVIWTYSAYLFVIKRGGIESAGIGVSMYYFQSALIVGGACLFIAATLRLIQHVKSARVSTRTQAIQSDV from the coding sequence ATGATTGAGCAATATAAAAAGCTACTTGCGATTCTCGCCGGGGCTTCACTCTTCAATTTGTTTGCAGTGATGTTGATCACCACAATCAGCCGTTACTTTTTTAATACCTCTATCCTATGGGGCGAGGAGCTAAGCAAATACTCAATGATTTATGGCGTTATGTTCGCTACATCATTGTGTTATTTAGAAGGCTTACACATCAAATTTTCTGTTCTTGATTCAGTGAAATCAAAAGCATTTCAAAAAACGCTGGAAGTCATTGTCGACCTATCTGTTTTGTTATGTTCGGTGATCTGGACTTACTCAGCGTACCTATTTGTGATCAAACGCGGAGGCATTGAGTCAGCTGGTATTGGAGTCTCTATGTACTACTTCCAATCAGCATTGATTGTTGGCGGCGCTTGCCTATTTATAGCCGCTACACTGCGTTTAATTCAGCACGTGAAATCAGCGCGTGTATCCACAAGAACTCAAGCTATCCAAAGCGACGTATAA
- a CDS encoding TRAP transporter large permease, protein MPSIALMGSMLIFGIPLVFSIILAMSFYVSSTPISISLIAQRIFSGLDSYSILAVPLFVLAGELMNKSGITSRIIDFANALVGHFRGGLAQVNIWSSVMFAGISGSAVADTSALGRVFIPQMEKEGYSKEFSSALTAASSVIGPMIPPSIPVIIYALIASGVSVPALFLAGIVPGVLSAVALSIFVFIYATRHNIKSNVVRQSRRKALVKAFVPLTMPIFILGSILMGIVTPTEAAAFAAFYALLVGMFVYKSLSFSDLPEVFMRSMRDSSIVLILIAVVSVANWILTFSRVPQFISQQILGSISDPIMFLIMVNVILLVVGLFLEGIAAMLILIPIFHPIAMSFGIDPVHFGIVVIFNLMIGLITPPMGICLFVSNTISKVGIAAISKQVIPLFLLEVLVLFFITFVPQSVLFLPQLFGY, encoded by the coding sequence ATGCCTTCAATTGCCTTAATGGGATCCATGCTAATTTTTGGTATTCCTCTCGTATTCAGCATCATCTTGGCGATGTCGTTCTACGTCTCTAGTACTCCCATCTCTATCAGCCTAATAGCCCAACGTATTTTTAGTGGTTTGGATTCTTACTCTATCCTTGCGGTTCCTCTGTTTGTTCTTGCGGGTGAACTAATGAACAAGAGTGGTATCACTAGCCGTATCATTGATTTCGCTAACGCATTAGTGGGTCACTTTCGTGGTGGCTTAGCTCAAGTGAATATCTGGTCTTCAGTGATGTTTGCTGGTATCTCTGGCTCTGCAGTTGCTGATACCTCCGCACTTGGCCGCGTGTTCATTCCTCAAATGGAAAAAGAAGGCTACAGCAAAGAGTTTTCTTCAGCGTTAACGGCAGCGTCTTCGGTTATTGGGCCGATGATTCCACCTAGTATTCCAGTGATCATTTATGCGCTTATTGCGAGTGGCGTATCTGTCCCTGCCCTATTCTTAGCGGGTATTGTTCCTGGCGTATTGTCTGCGGTTGCTCTGTCTATTTTCGTGTTTATTTACGCGACTCGTCACAACATAAAAAGCAACGTGGTTCGTCAAAGCCGCCGTAAAGCGTTGGTAAAAGCGTTTGTTCCGCTAACAATGCCAATCTTCATCCTTGGTTCAATCTTGATGGGTATTGTGACGCCAACTGAAGCAGCGGCGTTCGCAGCTTTCTATGCGCTACTAGTTGGTATGTTCGTGTATAAATCTCTAAGTTTCAGTGACCTACCAGAAGTGTTCATGCGTTCAATGCGCGACTCTTCAATTGTCTTGATCCTGATTGCCGTTGTATCTGTAGCGAACTGGATTCTTACTTTCTCTCGCGTTCCTCAGTTCATCAGCCAACAGATCTTAGGCAGCATCAGCGACCCAATCATGTTTCTGATTATGGTAAACGTTATCTTGCTGGTTGTTGGGTTATTCCTTGAAGGCATTGCTGCAATGCTGATTCTTATCCCAATCTTTCATCCGATTGCGATGAGCTTTGGTATCGACCCTGTTCACTTCGGTATCGTAGTTATCTTCAACCTAATGATTGGCTTGATTACACCACCAATGGGGATTTGTCTGTTTGTGTCCAACACCATATCCAAGGTCGGAATCGCAGCGATTTCTAAGCAAGTGATTCCACTCTTCCTACTTGAAGTATTGGTGTTGTTCTTCATCACATTTGTTCCGCAAAGCGTGCTGTTCTTGCCACAGCTATTCGGATACTAG
- a CDS encoding M4 family metallopeptidase, translating into MNQQRQLSWKIAAILGTSFGFTAHAAEMVRVDSDALLQQSLVAQSKSVAPLELGFSEVKRVVLPNGKTKVRYQQTHLGLPVFDTSVVATLSKNQPTQVFGSMAQGISGDLSSIAPKLNQEQAIEAALSAHRTFTVGKKSIENKNAKLMVRLDENQVAQVVYLVDFFIASSMPERPFYFIDATTGDVLQKWNGLNHAKSSGTGPGGNLKTTRYEYGSDFPSFPIDKTGTTCKLENDSVKTVNLNHGTSGSAAYSYNCADGTNYTDHKYINGAYSPLNDAHYFGNVVFDMYKEWMNTSPLTFQLTMRVHYSTDYENAFWNGTSMTFGDGKNTFYPLVDINVSAHEVSHGFTEQNSGLVYRNMSGGMNEAFSDIAGEAAEYYLRGNVDWIVGSDIFKSEGGLRYFDQPSKDGRSIDHASQYYDGLNVHLSSGVYNRAFYLLANKSGWNVRKGFEIFTVANQLYWTANSTFDAGACGVAKAAADMGYVVADVEDAFNTVGVNASCGVTPPTGNVLTKDTPIANLSGNQSSESFYTFTVDSASNVTVSMSGGSGDADLYVKSGNKPTTSSYDCRPYRAGNNEQCSVSAQQGVTYHVLLRGYSNYSGLTLRLD; encoded by the coding sequence ATGAACCAACAACGTCAACTAAGCTGGAAAATAGCAGCCATTCTAGGTACCTCTTTCGGCTTTACTGCACACGCTGCAGAAATGGTCAGAGTCGATAGTGATGCATTACTACAACAAAGCCTCGTTGCTCAGTCGAAGAGTGTTGCTCCACTTGAATTAGGTTTTTCTGAAGTGAAACGGGTGGTATTGCCCAATGGAAAAACGAAAGTCCGCTACCAACAAACTCACTTAGGTTTACCCGTCTTTGATACTTCGGTCGTGGCCACCCTCTCCAAGAACCAACCCACTCAGGTGTTCGGCTCCATGGCACAAGGCATCAGTGGTGACCTATCCAGCATCGCGCCAAAACTGAATCAGGAACAAGCGATTGAAGCCGCATTGTCTGCTCATCGCACATTTACCGTCGGCAAAAAGTCCATTGAAAACAAAAACGCGAAACTGATGGTGAGATTGGATGAGAACCAAGTTGCCCAAGTGGTGTATCTGGTCGATTTCTTTATCGCATCCTCTATGCCAGAGCGCCCTTTCTACTTTATTGATGCTACGACTGGCGATGTTCTCCAAAAATGGAATGGATTAAACCACGCTAAATCGTCTGGTACTGGCCCGGGTGGTAACCTCAAAACCACTCGATATGAATACGGAAGTGACTTCCCTAGCTTTCCCATCGACAAAACAGGCACGACGTGTAAGTTAGAGAACGATTCGGTTAAGACGGTCAACTTGAATCATGGAACCTCTGGCAGCGCTGCCTACAGCTACAACTGTGCCGACGGAACCAACTACACCGATCATAAATACATTAACGGGGCATACTCGCCTCTTAACGATGCGCACTACTTCGGTAATGTTGTCTTCGATATGTACAAAGAGTGGATGAACACCTCGCCGTTAACCTTCCAGCTGACGATGCGAGTTCATTACAGCACGGATTATGAAAATGCCTTCTGGAATGGTACATCGATGACTTTTGGCGATGGCAAAAATACCTTTTACCCACTGGTCGATATCAACGTGAGTGCTCACGAAGTCAGCCACGGGTTCACAGAGCAAAACTCGGGGCTTGTGTACCGAAATATGTCGGGCGGTATGAATGAAGCCTTCTCAGACATTGCGGGCGAAGCGGCTGAATATTACTTGCGTGGCAATGTAGATTGGATTGTTGGTAGCGACATATTCAAATCGGAAGGTGGCTTGCGTTACTTTGATCAACCTTCAAAAGATGGCCGCTCGATTGATCATGCCTCTCAATACTACGACGGTTTGAACGTTCACTTGTCTAGCGGTGTTTATAACCGCGCCTTTTACCTTTTAGCGAACAAATCGGGTTGGAATGTACGTAAGGGCTTTGAAATATTCACAGTCGCAAACCAACTGTATTGGACGGCAAACAGTACCTTTGATGCTGGTGCTTGTGGCGTAGCGAAAGCCGCAGCCGACATGGGCTATGTGGTTGCCGATGTTGAAGATGCTTTTAACACCGTAGGCGTGAATGCAAGCTGTGGTGTCACACCGCCAACTGGCAATGTACTAACGAAAGACACTCCGATTGCGAACCTAAGCGGGAATCAATCCTCAGAGAGCTTCTACACCTTCACTGTGGATTCTGCATCAAACGTGACGGTTTCAATGTCTGGCGGCTCAGGCGATGCCGACCTTTACGTGAAATCGGGTAACAAGCCAACCACATCCAGTTACGACTGTCGCCCTTATCGCGCTGGCAATAATGAGCAGTGCAGTGTGAGCGCGCAACAGGGCGTGACTTATCATGTGTTACTGCGCGGATACTCGAACTATTCAGGCCTCACGTTGCGTTTAGATTGA
- a CDS encoding Gfo/Idh/MocA family oxidoreductase, with translation MNVCVVGATGAFGRKHLDAIREIEGVRVTAMVSPEQDKLDQLITEYGHDSKGFTNLSDALALDEVEAVILATPTQMHAAQAIECMEAGKHVLVEIPMADNIEDSYRVVEAQKKSGKIAMAGHTRRFNPSHQWIQNKIAAGELHIQQMDVQTYFFRRTNTNAKGEARCWTDHLLWHHACHTVDLFQYQTGEQATKLQALQGPIHPDLGIAMDMSIGMKVPSGAICTLSLSFNNDGPFGTFFRYICEEGTYLARYDDLYDGKENPISLEGVAVSNNGIELIDREFFDAIKTGREPNSSVASCLPAMETLDKLEQLLEAE, from the coding sequence ATGAACGTATGTGTTGTGGGCGCGACAGGTGCCTTTGGACGTAAACACTTGGATGCTATCCGTGAAATTGAAGGCGTTCGCGTAACTGCGATGGTTTCTCCAGAGCAAGATAAGCTTGATCAACTGATCACAGAGTATGGTCATGATTCAAAGGGCTTTACCAACCTATCTGACGCACTTGCACTTGATGAGGTGGAAGCAGTAATTCTTGCTACGCCAACACAAATGCACGCAGCACAAGCGATTGAATGTATGGAAGCAGGCAAACATGTTTTGGTTGAAATCCCAATGGCGGACAACATCGAAGATAGCTACCGCGTGGTAGAAGCTCAAAAGAAATCTGGCAAAATCGCAATGGCTGGCCACACTCGTCGTTTCAACCCAAGCCACCAATGGATTCAGAACAAGATTGCTGCCGGCGAACTCCATATCCAGCAGATGGACGTACAAACATATTTCTTCCGCCGCACAAACACCAACGCTAAAGGTGAAGCTCGTTGTTGGACCGATCACCTGCTTTGGCACCATGCTTGTCATACTGTTGATCTTTTCCAATACCAAACCGGTGAACAGGCAACAAAACTTCAAGCACTTCAAGGTCCAATTCACCCAGACTTGGGTATCGCGATGGACATGAGCATTGGTATGAAAGTGCCATCAGGTGCAATTTGTACGCTTTCACTGTCATTCAACAATGATGGCCCGTTTGGTACGTTCTTCCGTTACATCTGTGAAGAGGGCACTTACCTAGCGCGCTATGATGACCTGTATGACGGCAAAGAAAACCCTATCTCGCTAGAAGGTGTTGCGGTTTCTAATAATGGTATTGAACTTATCGACCGTGAATTCTTCGATGCAATCAAAACGGGTCGTGAGCCAAATTCAAGTGTGGCGAGCTGCCTTCCTGCCATGGAAACATTAGACAAGCTTGAACAGTTACTTGAAGCTGAGTAA
- a CDS encoding AEC family transporter, with product MSVYEILLPLILIVAAGFLTTKNGFFSRHFIGDVSKFVLYISLPAVIFGSVTQLNLSEAINKNYMLIYAVGGLLCMTIAVLYSRLIMKLKWQDCFINALGSGMPNSAFIGFPIVLSIFNGQYAEAFLMSVLIENLVFIPVCLVLLEFSNETDSSLKDQLIEIGNRLRKNPIIISITLALSINLLGIQLPFVIEESVGVLAKTSVALALFAIGGILGQSLVLNQKSRIALVTSIKLICFPIIALGLLLVWPVEGDLKYVLLIFCASPMLSIYPILGGIYKQQNFCANTLIITTLASGFTLSIVVSLITHNS from the coding sequence ATGTCTGTATATGAAATATTGCTGCCGCTGATACTGATTGTCGCGGCAGGCTTTCTCACGACTAAAAATGGCTTTTTCTCTCGCCATTTCATCGGTGACGTAAGCAAATTCGTTCTTTATATCTCACTTCCTGCGGTCATTTTTGGCAGTGTCACTCAGTTAAATTTGAGCGAAGCCATCAACAAGAACTACATGTTGATCTATGCCGTAGGCGGTTTGCTGTGTATGACCATCGCAGTGTTGTATAGCCGGTTAATCATGAAGTTGAAGTGGCAAGATTGCTTCATCAACGCTTTAGGTAGCGGGATGCCAAACAGCGCATTCATAGGCTTTCCTATCGTGTTGTCGATTTTTAATGGTCAATACGCAGAAGCGTTTCTAATGAGCGTATTGATTGAAAACCTCGTGTTTATTCCAGTGTGTTTGGTGTTGCTGGAGTTCTCGAATGAAACCGACTCATCGCTCAAAGATCAACTTATCGAGATTGGAAACAGGCTAAGAAAGAACCCAATCATCATTTCGATCACTTTAGCGTTGAGCATCAACCTATTAGGTATTCAGCTGCCATTCGTGATTGAAGAAAGCGTTGGTGTTCTCGCCAAAACTTCAGTCGCTTTAGCACTGTTTGCGATTGGTGGAATTTTGGGGCAATCACTGGTGCTAAACCAAAAATCACGCATTGCGCTGGTTACTAGCATCAAATTAATTTGCTTCCCAATTATTGCGCTCGGTTTACTTTTGGTCTGGCCGGTAGAAGGAGATTTGAAATATGTGCTGCTTATCTTTTGTGCATCACCAATGCTCTCTATCTACCCCATTCTTGGCGGGATTTATAAGCAACAAAACTTCTGCGCAAACACATTGATTATTACGACGCTGGCCTCTGGATTTACCTTATCCATCGTTGTTTCGCTCATAACTCATAACTCATAA
- a CDS encoding DUF1932 domain-containing protein yields MKNADKLAGKKRIMATITRAAFIGFGEAAQEFLVSWGDKAPEVISGFDIKSNHAQHRESILLEYIKHGVQGAFEAHEAINGAELVFSLVTADQAEAVAKNVAKTFTSKQIFLDCNSCSPQVKQRNAELIEACGASYLDVAIMAPVLGRTSAIPLLISGKKALEIEPILISLGFKVEVVSDQVGEASSIKMIRSVMVKGLEALTTECLLAARKAGVENHVLESLSTTYPALPLNDLGQYHLERMLSHGERRSNELKEVSNTLSELNLNGSMVNGAMEWHSALGKMPVEYQGQDLSTLSDLVLGQLANTGTRALNE; encoded by the coding sequence ATGAAAAACGCAGATAAGTTGGCAGGTAAAAAGAGAATTATGGCGACGATAACAAGAGCTGCGTTCATTGGTTTTGGTGAAGCTGCACAAGAATTTTTGGTGAGCTGGGGTGATAAAGCACCAGAAGTGATTAGTGGATTCGATATCAAAAGTAACCATGCACAGCACCGCGAAAGCATTCTTCTTGAATACATTAAGCATGGCGTTCAAGGTGCATTTGAAGCTCACGAGGCGATAAATGGTGCTGAGTTAGTCTTTTCATTGGTGACGGCCGATCAAGCTGAAGCTGTGGCGAAAAACGTAGCGAAAACATTCACGTCCAAACAGATATTCTTGGACTGTAATTCATGTTCACCCCAAGTAAAACAAAGGAATGCTGAGCTTATTGAAGCATGTGGTGCAAGCTATCTTGATGTTGCAATTATGGCCCCGGTGTTGGGAAGAACATCTGCAATCCCATTGTTGATCTCAGGAAAAAAAGCATTAGAAATTGAACCGATACTGATCTCACTTGGCTTCAAAGTTGAAGTGGTGTCTGACCAAGTGGGTGAGGCATCAAGCATCAAAATGATCCGTTCTGTGATGGTAAAAGGACTTGAAGCTCTCACTACGGAATGTTTGTTGGCAGCGCGTAAAGCGGGGGTTGAAAATCATGTGCTCGAATCACTCAGTACAACGTATCCAGCTCTGCCATTGAACGATCTCGGCCAATATCACTTGGAACGTATGTTATCTCATGGGGAGCGACGTTCTAACGAGCTTAAAGAGGTGTCTAATACCTTAAGCGAACTAAATTTGAATGGCTCGATGGTGAACGGTGCGATGGAGTGGCATAGCGCACTCGGTAAGATGCCAGTCGAGTATCAAGGGCAAGACCTATCTACATTGAGTGATTTGGTATTAGGGCAATTGGCCAATACTGGAACTCGCGCATTGAATGAATAA
- a CDS encoding Gfo/Idh/MocA family protein produces the protein MEKVKIAVAGAGLIGKTHIKLIVENEQCELAAIVDPFPAAKEIADDYGVPVYASLEALFSDAKPDGVILATPNKLHALQAHECIAAGVAAIVEKPVTDSIEDAVELLKHAKHENSKILVGHHRAYSPLLETAKKIIDSGELGKLVSIMGSAAFYKPDYYFDEGDWRKVKGGGPILINMIHEIGNLRHLVGDIVGVQAMSSSSARDFEVEDTTVISLRFENGTLGSFLLSDASASPRSWEQTSQENKSYATYETEDCYHVAGTNGSLSIPTMQVKSFAKDVTPSWWNEMLERKEEIHREDPLKRQLEHFCALIRGEEKTPKVSIWDGLQNLLVIDAIIKACETEQYVPVQDVTPQLK, from the coding sequence ATGGAAAAAGTTAAAATTGCTGTTGCTGGAGCAGGCTTAATCGGGAAAACACACATCAAACTCATTGTTGAAAATGAACAATGCGAACTGGCTGCTATCGTTGATCCGTTTCCAGCGGCGAAAGAGATTGCCGATGATTACGGTGTGCCCGTTTATGCGAGCTTAGAAGCGCTGTTTTCCGATGCAAAGCCAGACGGCGTGATCCTCGCGACCCCAAATAAGTTACACGCTCTGCAAGCACACGAATGTATAGCAGCGGGTGTGGCGGCTATCGTCGAAAAGCCAGTGACAGATTCTATCGAAGATGCGGTTGAGTTATTGAAACATGCAAAACATGAGAACAGTAAAATACTGGTGGGCCATCACCGCGCTTATAGCCCTCTTTTGGAAACCGCTAAAAAGATCATCGACAGCGGTGAGCTTGGCAAACTGGTTTCTATTATGGGCAGCGCGGCATTTTACAAGCCAGATTATTACTTTGATGAGGGCGACTGGCGCAAGGTAAAAGGCGGCGGTCCTATCCTTATCAACATGATTCATGAGATAGGCAACCTGCGTCACCTTGTTGGCGATATTGTCGGTGTTCAGGCGATGAGCTCAAGCAGTGCACGTGATTTTGAAGTGGAAGATACAACAGTCATCTCTCTGCGCTTTGAAAACGGTACGCTAGGATCTTTCCTTCTGTCAGATGCGTCAGCAAGCCCACGCAGTTGGGAACAAACCTCACAAGAGAACAAATCTTACGCGACGTACGAAACCGAAGATTGCTACCACGTGGCGGGCACCAATGGCTCCCTTTCTATACCAACCATGCAGGTTAAATCATTCGCGAAAGATGTTACGCCCTCTTGGTGGAACGAGATGCTTGAGCGCAAAGAAGAAATTCATCGTGAAGACCCTTTAAAACGCCAGCTTGAACACTTCTGCGCATTGATTCGCGGCGAAGAGAAGACACCGAAGGTCAGCATTTGGGATGGCCTGCAGAATCTATTGGTTATCGACGCGATCATCAAAGCTTGTGAAACCGAGCAATACGTACCCGTTCAAGACGTAACACCGCAGCTTAAGTAA
- a CDS encoding DctP family TRAP transporter solute-binding subunit, with amino-acid sequence MKTITKLTLALSLAYAGSAAALDITIGHVDSQDWTISKKGAATQVFKNLVEAESGGRINVNIYPSGQLGGETELLQSTQEGMLTMTMVSGAYSKLCKEANVLEIPYLFPSAPIAWEVLDGEFGQKLNDQCLKTTGLRNLAYGETGFRHFTNSKREITTPQDLNGLKIRVMTTPLYVEMMKSLDAEPTPIAFPEVPAALTTGVIDGQENPVSVINANKFYELQKYITLDGHVYGTDFLLMNDDFYTSLNAEDRAIIDRAAKVAGTVGRAIQQVNSAEGLEVLAQKGMKITSLTPEQQKQFRDKTQPAVIKWLSGTIDSKWIDDALDAVETATN; translated from the coding sequence ATGAAAACAATAACTAAACTTACACTCGCTCTATCGCTTGCATATGCAGGTTCTGCTGCTGCTCTGGACATCACTATTGGGCATGTAGATTCACAAGATTGGACGATCTCTAAGAAAGGCGCTGCAACACAGGTTTTCAAGAACCTTGTAGAGGCTGAATCTGGTGGTCGAATTAATGTAAATATCTACCCTTCAGGTCAACTTGGTGGCGAGACAGAGCTACTTCAGTCGACTCAAGAAGGCATGCTAACCATGACTATGGTTTCTGGTGCTTACTCTAAGCTTTGTAAGGAAGCGAACGTACTAGAAATCCCTTACCTGTTCCCTTCAGCTCCTATTGCTTGGGAAGTGCTAGATGGTGAGTTTGGTCAAAAATTGAATGACCAATGTTTGAAAACAACGGGTCTACGTAACCTCGCTTATGGCGAAACAGGTTTCCGCCATTTCACAAACTCAAAGCGTGAAATTACTACGCCGCAAGACTTAAACGGTCTTAAAATCCGCGTAATGACAACACCACTTTACGTTGAAATGATGAAGTCATTGGATGCAGAGCCTACACCTATTGCATTCCCTGAAGTTCCTGCCGCTCTGACCACTGGCGTTATCGACGGACAGGAAAACCCTGTCAGCGTAATCAACGCGAACAAATTCTATGAACTTCAGAAATACATCACTCTAGACGGTCACGTTTATGGTACTGATTTCTTATTAATGAATGACGATTTCTACACATCTTTGAATGCCGAAGACCGAGCCATCATTGATCGTGCTGCAAAAGTTGCAGGCACAGTAGGTCGAGCTATTCAGCAAGTGAATTCAGCAGAAGGCTTAGAAGTACTTGCTCAAAAAGGCATGAAGATTACTTCGCTAACGCCAGAGCAACAGAAACAATTCCGCGATAAGACACAGCCCGCTGTGATCAAATGGTTATCAGGCACTATCGATTCAAAATGGATTGATGATGCACTAGACGCAGTAGAAACCGCGACTAACTAA
- a CDS encoding LysR family transcriptional regulator: MLNIPNLRHLRAISEVVNTGSISKASEVVFLSQPAITQAIAKLEKNIHSELFERTTDGMKPTEQGEAFSFRIERALEYISKGIADSLKVAKGQRKSSVQRYLFNITTTQLKALIAVSNGQSFTEASRILEVSQSSVYRASKDLEEILGITLFEKNSTGITISKAGSALVMSSKLAFVEIKQGIEEVGLLSNRHNSVITVGCLPLARTCLLPNTINEFSRKFPDCQIHVIDGPYQDLLNHLRHGDLDILIGALRFPSPSTDIRQETLFQSHNKILSRNDHPLSLKEQITLDDLQDSSWVVSNVNTPGRRMFEDIFTSQERDVPTRIVEASSQMLVRELLLGSDRLTILSQHQITRELEEGHFTILPFDCKKQSRPIGLTMRKNWFATSVQNHFLTLLREKGVQL, from the coding sequence ATGTTAAATATTCCAAACTTGAGACACCTAAGAGCGATATCAGAAGTGGTGAATACTGGAAGCATTAGCAAGGCTTCGGAAGTGGTGTTTTTGTCTCAGCCAGCCATCACACAAGCGATAGCGAAACTGGAAAAAAACATTCATAGTGAGCTGTTCGAACGCACCACCGATGGCATGAAACCGACCGAACAAGGAGAAGCGTTTTCATTTCGAATTGAACGTGCGTTAGAGTACATCAGTAAAGGCATTGCTGATTCACTAAAAGTCGCGAAAGGCCAGCGAAAAAGCAGTGTTCAGCGCTATTTGTTCAATATAACGACCACTCAATTGAAAGCATTGATCGCGGTTTCTAACGGTCAAAGCTTTACTGAAGCCAGTCGAATTTTGGAAGTGTCGCAGTCGTCAGTTTATCGTGCATCTAAAGATCTTGAAGAGATCCTTGGTATCACTTTATTCGAAAAAAACAGCACGGGTATTACGATTAGTAAAGCTGGTAGCGCTCTGGTGATGTCGAGTAAATTAGCCTTCGTAGAAATCAAGCAAGGCATCGAAGAGGTTGGCTTATTGAGTAACCGCCATAACAGTGTGATTACGGTTGGCTGTTTGCCTCTTGCTCGTACATGTTTACTACCAAACACCATCAATGAGTTTTCTCGTAAGTTCCCTGATTGCCAAATTCATGTGATCGACGGCCCGTATCAAGACTTGCTCAATCACTTACGCCACGGTGACCTAGATATCCTCATTGGTGCGCTGCGTTTCCCATCACCGAGCACTGATATTCGCCAAGAAACTCTGTTTCAATCACATAACAAAATCCTCTCTAGAAACGATCATCCATTGAGCTTGAAAGAGCAAATAACACTTGATGATTTACAAGATTCGAGTTGGGTTGTATCTAATGTAAACACACCTGGACGTAGAATGTTTGAAGACATTTTCACATCTCAGGAACGTGATGTACCCACTCGAATTGTTGAGGCGAGCTCGCAGATGTTGGTAAGAGAACTGCTTTTAGGCAGCGATCGATTAACGATTCTCTCTCAGCACCAGATCACTCGCGAACTTGAAGAGGGGCACTTCACCATTCTGCCATTTGATTGCAAAAAGCAGTCACGCCCAATCGGTTTAACCATGCGGAAAAACTGGTTTGCTACCTCGGTTCAAAACCATTTTCTGACGTTGTTACGTGAGAAAGGTGTACAGCTTTAG
- a CDS encoding aldo/keto reductase, giving the protein MMASIGGQTLAPVALGCMNLSHAYGTPPQKSDSIKLLNQALDLGYNMLDTAALYGFGANESLLAEAVGHRRHEFFLASKCGMFKGPDGKRAIDGRPETIRKTCEDSLQRLNTDVIDLYYLHRWDKSVPIEESIGELSRLVEEGKIKHIGLSEVSADTIAKANAVHKIAAVQSEYSLWSRNPEIAVIEQCQKIDATFVSFSPVGRGMLTGEVKDNQFVAGDIRLAMPRFSDEHFESNLSLVRQFESVLPMFAEENGFSINDNRGSTPTLAQLALAWTLKKAPNSIALPGTTSLQHLEDNWNAQQLSVSDELLRVIDDIIPQNKIAGGRYNAATQREIDTEEF; this is encoded by the coding sequence ATGATGGCTAGTATTGGTGGGCAGACATTAGCGCCAGTGGCTTTAGGTTGTATGAACTTGTCGCATGCTTATGGCACTCCACCGCAGAAATCGGATAGCATTAAGTTACTCAATCAAGCGTTGGATCTGGGCTATAACATGCTCGACACGGCTGCGTTGTATGGCTTTGGTGCGAATGAATCACTGTTAGCTGAGGCGGTTGGTCATCGTCGTCATGAGTTTTTCCTCGCTAGTAAATGTGGAATGTTCAAAGGGCCTGATGGCAAGCGAGCGATTGATGGGCGGCCAGAAACGATTCGTAAAACGTGTGAAGATTCACTACAACGTTTGAATACTGACGTCATTGATTTGTACTACCTGCATCGATGGGACAAAAGCGTTCCGATTGAAGAGAGCATTGGTGAACTTTCTCGTTTGGTCGAAGAGGGTAAGATCAAACACATAGGTTTGTCAGAAGTTTCTGCCGACACCATCGCCAAAGCTAATGCGGTTCATAAGATCGCAGCAGTACAATCTGAATATTCACTCTGGTCGCGTAATCCAGAAATCGCGGTTATCGAACAGTGCCAAAAGATAGATGCAACTTTTGTGTCATTCAGTCCTGTTGGCCGCGGTATGTTGACAGGTGAAGTGAAAGATAATCAGTTTGTCGCTGGTGATATTCGCTTAGCCATGCCACGTTTCTCTGATGAACACTTCGAGTCTAATTTGTCTTTAGTACGACAGTTTGAGTCTGTGTTGCCGATGTTTGCCGAAGAGAACGGCTTTTCGATTAATGACAATCGCGGTTCAACTCCGACTCTGGCACAACTGGCATTGGCTTGGACTTTGAAAAAAGCACCGAACTCTATCGCATTACCGGGTACTACAAGCCTCCAACACTTAGAGGACAACTGGAATGCACAGCAGTTATCGGTTTCTGATGAATTGTTGCGCGTGATAGACGATATTATTCCTCAAAACAAGATAGCTGGTGGACGTTATAACGCGGCAACTCAACGCGAGATTGATACTGAAGAGTTCTAA